CGAGCTGGGGCCCGGGCTGGAGGGCTACCGGGTGGGTGACCGCGTCCTCGTGGGCGCCATCACTCCCTGCGGCCAATGCCACGCGTGCCTGTCCGGCCACCTGTCCCAATGCGGTCATGGCTCGGGGTACGAGGCGATGGGGGGCTGGCGACTGGGCAACACGCTGCCCGGCGCACAGGCGGAGTACGTCCGGATTCCCTCCGCGCAGGCCAACCTCGCGCCCATCCCCGCCGGCCTGTCCGACGAGCAGGTGCTGATGCTGGCGGACATCGCCTCCACGGGCTTCAGCGGCGCGGAGTCGGGTGGCGTGCGCATCGGCGACACGGTGGTCGTCTTCGCCCAGGGCCCCATCGGACTGTGCGCGTCCCTCGGGGCCCGGCTGATGGGCGCGGCGCGGGTCATCGGCATCGACGGCGACGAGTCCCGGCTGGCCTTCGCTCGGAGGATGGGCGTGGACGTGGTGCTCGACTACCGGAGCCAGGACGTGGTGGCCGAGGTGAAGCGGCTGACCGGCGGGGGCGCGGACGTGGCCATCGAGGCGCTCGGCACCCAGCAGACCTTCGAGAGCGCGCTGCGCTCGCTGCGCCCCGGGGGCACCCTGTCCAGCCTGGGCGTCTACTCCGGCAAGCTGCAGCTGCCCTATGACGCCTTCGCCGCGGGGCTGGGCGACCACCGCGTCGTCACCACGCTGTGCCCGGGCGGCAAGGAGCGCATGCGCCGGCTGATGGCGACGGTCCAGTCCGGACGCGTCGACCTCACGCCCCTCATCACCCACCGCTTCGCGCTGGCCGACATCCGCGACGCCTACGCGCTGTTCGGCCAGCGCGAGGACGGCGTCATCAAGGTCGCCATCCACCCCTGAGCCCCGCTGGAGGCACAGACGAGGAGCACGCCATGCAGACACCGCGCAGTCCCGCCCAGGGTCCCCAGTCGGCCGAGGCCCCCGCGCTCATCCTCTGGTTCGAGTCCCTGTCGCGCGGCGACACCGCCGTGGCGGGCGGAAAGGGAGCCAACCTCGGCGAGCTGACGCGCGCGGGGCTTCCCGTCCCGCCAGGCTTCGTCATCACCGCCGCCGCCTTCCAGCGCTCGCTCGCCCCCATCCGCGACAGGCTGGGCGAGCTGTGGCGGGAGATCGACCCGGACGACTCCCGGTCGCTCGCCTCGGCCTCCGACGCGCTGACCGCGCTGGTGCGCCAGGTGGAGCTCCCCGAGAGCGTCCGCGAGGCGCTGCTCGGCGCCTATCGGCGACTGGGCAAGGCGCGCGCCGTCGCGGTCCGCTCCTCCGCCACCGCCGAGGACACCGCGGACACGTCGTTCGCCGGCATGCACGAGACGTATACCCACGTGGTGGGCGAGGAGGCGCTGCTGCGGCGCGTGCGCGACTGCTGGAGCTCCGCCTATGGCCAGCGCGTGGTGGCGTATCGGCGCAGCCAGGGGCTCTCCGAGGAGCCCACGCTCGCCGTGGTGGTGCAGGAGATGGTGGAGTCCAACCGCTCGGGCGTCATGTTCACGGCGGACCCCACCACCGGGGACACGGGGCGGCTCGTCATCGAGGCCGCCTTCGGCCTGGGCGAGGCCGTCGTGAGCGGCCAGGTGGAGCCCGACACCTACGTCGTGGAGAAGGCGAGCCCTCGCGTGCTGGAGGCGCGCGTCGGCCACAAGGACTTCCAGTACGTCGGTGACGGCGCGGGCGGGGAGCGCCGCGTCGAGCTGCCCCCGGACCAGGCCACGCGTCGCGTCCTCGAGGACGCGGAGGTGTTGGAGGTCGCGAGGCTCGGGATGCGGGTGGAGCGGCACTACGGTGCCCCCCAGGACGTCGAGTGGGCGGAGTCGGAAGGGCGCGTGTACCTCGTCCAGTCGCGCCCCATCACCACGCTGGCGAGGCAGGCCAGCGCCCCCTCCGCGTCGACGAGCGGGGAGGCGTCCGTGCTCGTCGCGGGGTTGGGGGCCTCGCCGGGGGTCGTCTCCGGCCGCGTGCGCGTCCTCCAACGTCCGGAGGAGGGGCGGCGGCTGCGACAGGGCGAGGTGCTCGTGGCGCCGATGACGTCTCCGGACTGGGTGCCCACGCTGCGGCGCGCCGCCGCCATCGTCACCGACAGCGGCGGGATGACGTGCCACGCCGCCATCGTCAGCCGGGAGCTGCGCATCCCCTGCGTCGTGGGGACCCGCTCCGCGACGCGGGTGCTGCGGGAGGCAGAGGCCGTCACGGTGGATGGCTCGACCGGCCAAGTCCGCGCCGGGCTCGAGGCCGCGCAGGCGCCGGCGCCGCCCGCTCGCGAGGTCCCCGCGTTCGCGGCCACCGCGCCAGCGCCGCTGGCCACGCGCCTCTACGTCAACCTGGCCATGCCGGGGCAGGCGCGCGAGGTGGCCGCGCTGCCGGTGGACGGCGTGGGCCTGCTGCGCGCGGAGTTCATGCTGACCGAGGCGCTCGGAGGCATCCACCCCAAGCGCCTGCTCGCCGAGGACCGGCGCCAGGAGTTCGTCGACGCCCTCACCCGCGCGCTCCTCGAAATCACCCGCGCCTTCCAACCCCGTCCCGTCGTCTACCGGACCACGGACTTCCGCACCAACGAGTTCCGGGGGCTGGAGGGCGGCGCCGAGCACGAGCCCACCGAGAACAACCCGATGATCGGCTACCGCGGGTGCTACCGCTACATCCGCGAGCCCGAGGTCTTCCAGCTCGAGCTGGAGGTGCTCGCGCGGGTGCACGAGCAGACGCCCAACCTGCGCGTGATGATTCCCTTCGTGCGCACCACGTGGGAGCTGGAGGCCTGCCTCGAGGCCATGGACCACAGCCCGCTCGGACGGCGGCGGGGCCTGGAGCGCTGGGTGATGGCGGAGGTGCCCTCCGTCGTCTACCGCATCCCCGAGTACGCGCGGCTGGGCATCACCGGCGTGTCCATCGGCTCCAACGACCTGACGCAGCTGATGCTGGGCGTGGACCGGGATTCGGAGCTGTGCGCGGAGCTGTTCGACGAGTCCGACGCCGCGGTCCTGGACGCCATCACCCGCATCATCCGCGCCAGCCGCGAGGCGGGCATCTCCTCCTCCCTCTGCGGACAGGCCCCCTCCAACCACCCCGAGTTCGCCGAGCACCTGGTGCGCGCCGGCATCACCTCCATCTCCGTGGACCCTGGCGCGGTGGACGCCACCCGGCGGGTCATCGCCTCCGCCGAGCGCCGGGTGCTGCTGGAGTCCGCGCTCGCGGGCGCGCCGCTCCCGTGAAGCGGCGCGAGAAGGCCCGGTTGAGCCACAGCGCGAACAGGAGGTACACGACCACCAGGGACGCCAGGGCGAACACCACCGACGCCGGGGGCGGCACGAAGCCGAACCAGCGCCCCATCCCCACGTAGGGCAGCGCGCACCCCACCCCCACCGCGCCGAGCGAGGTCAGGACCAGCCACGGCGAGGGCCTGCTGCGCAGGGGATTGCGCCGGGTGCGGATGATGAAGATGACGAGCACCTGCGTGGTGAGCGACTCCATGAACCACCCCGTCCGGAAGAGCGCCACGTCACCGGGGAAGAGGGACAGCAGCACCGTGAAGGTGGCCACGTCGAACAGGGAGCTCAGGGCGCCGAAGATGGCCATGAAGAGCCGCACGCCCCGCAGGTCCCACCGGGTGGGCCGCTGCACCTGCTCGGCGTCGACCGAGTCCAGGGGGATGGCCAGCTCCGAGACGTCGTAGAGCAGGTTGTTGAGGAGGATCTGCAGGGGCCGCATGGGGATGAACGGCAGCACCACCGAGGCTCCCGCCATGCTCAGCATGTTGCCGAAGTTGGAGCTGGTCCCCATGCGGATGTACTTCATGACGTTGCCGAAGGTGCGCCGCCCCTCGAGCACTCCGTCGCGCAGCACGTCCAGGTCGTGCCTCAGCAGGATGAGGTCCGCGGCCTCGCGCGCCACGTCCACCGCCCCGTCCACGGAGATGCCCACGTCCGCGGCCTTCAGCGACGGCGCGTCGTTGATGCCGTCCCCCAGGAAGCCCACCACATGTCCCCGCCGGCGCAGCGCCTGGATGACGCGGCTCTTCTCCGTGGGGGACATCCGGGCGAAGACGGTGGCCTGCTCGACCCTCACCTCCAGCGCGGCCTCGTCCAGGCCGGCCACCTCCTGCCCCGTGAGCACGCCCTCGGTCTCCACATCCAGTTGGCGGCAGACGTGGAGCGCGACCCGCGCGTCATCGCCGGAGACGACCTTCGTCGCCACGCCCAGGTTCGCGAGCGCCACCAGCGTGGCCCGAGCGCCTTGCTTGGGTGGGTCCAGGAAGGCCACGTAGCCGGCGAACACCAGGTCCTCCTCGTCCTCCGGGCGCGCGACCCGCGCCTCCGCGGGAGCGTCTCGCCACGCCACGGCGAGCACGCGCAACCCGTCCTCGCCCAGCGCGGCGTAGCGCGCCTGCAGCCTCGCCCGGACCTCCGGCGTCAGCGCCAGCACCCTCCCCGCCTCCTCGGAGCGCGTGGAGCGCCGCAGGACGTCCTCCGGCGCGCCCTTCACCACCAGCACGCACCGCCCCTCCTTCACCATGAGCACCGACACCCGCCTGCGCTCGAAGTCGAAGGGGACCTCGTCCACCTTGTGCCAGCCGCGCACGTCCACCTCGGCCTCCCGCGCGAGGATGGCCGCGTCCATGGGGTTGGGCACGCCGGCCGCGAAGCGGCTGGTGAGCAAGGCCAGCTCCAGCACCCGTCCGCTCTCGTGGCCGGACGTGTCCTCGTGCCGCACCAGCCGGATGGTGGCCTCCGTGAGCGTCCCCGTCTTGTCCGTGCACAGCACGTCCATGCCCCCCAGGTCGTGCACCGCGCTCAGCCGCTTGACGATGACCTGCTGACGCGCCATCCGCAGCGCGCCACGCGCCAGGGTGACGGAGACCACCATGGGCAGCAGTTCGGGGGTGAGCCCCACCGCGAGCGCCACGGCGAAGAGGAAGGACTCCAGCGGCGGCCTGTTCGCGAACAGGTGCGTCGCCAGGACGAAGAGCACCAGGAGCATGGTGAGCCGCATCACCATCAACCCGAACTGTCGCGTCTCGCGCTCGAAGGCCGTGGATGGCGGAGTGACGGAGAGCGCGTGGGCGATGTCGCCCATCTGGGTGTGGACCCCGGTGGCGAAGACGAGCACCCGGGCCGCCCCGCCGATGACCGCCGTCCCCGCGAAGACGGTGTTGTCCGCCTCCGACAGACGCGTGCTCGGAGGGAGCTCCACCGGCCGCTTCTCCACGGGGTAGGGCTCCCCGGTCAGCATGGCCTGGTTGACGTGAAGGTCCTTCGCCTCCAGCAGCCGTGCGTCCGCTGGCACGACGTTGCCCGCCGCCAGGAGGACGACGTCCCCAGGGACCAGCTCCGACGCGGGCACCTCCCGCGCGCCCCCCTGGCGGAGCACCCGAGCCCTCAGCGCGACGGAGCTCCGGAGCCGCTCCGCCGCCTGCCCCGCCCGGTGCTCCTGCACGAAGTCGAGCGTCACACTCATCAACACGATGACCGCGATGATGGTCGAGCTCGTCACGTCATGGACGACCGCCAACACGACGCTGGAGAACAACAGCACGAGCACCAGGGGGTTGCGGAAGCGCGCGAGGAACTCCACCCAGGGCGCGCGCCGACGCTCATGCCCGAGCACGTTGTGGCCGAACCGCGCGAGCCGGGATTCCGCCTCGGCCGTGGAGAGCCCCGAAGGGGAGCCGTGGAGCCGGGCGAGCAGCGCCTCGAGAGGCTGCGTCCAGGCCGCCGGGCCCTGTTCCACGACGGGCCCCGCTCGCGCCGAGCCTGGCCGCCTACCCCATCGCATGAGGCATGCTCCCACCCAGGCGCTCGGCCCGACCGGTGATGAACGAGGCTTCCCAAGCCCAGGCCAACGCTCGCACCTCCTCGGGGCGATGCCCCTCCCCTCGTCACCGGCCCCGAGCCACGCGTGCTCGGAGCGGCCCCACGCGCCTCACCTCTTCGTGGCGCCCGCCGACGTCGGACAGGTGCCCCCGAGCACTCGCGTCTGGCGTCACACGTTCCGCCTCCCGCCACTCGATTAGCCACTCCTCGCGGAGCCAGCCCAGGCACACGGGCCACCGCTCACGTCAGCCCGCGCCGGGCAGCCACGCGACGCTCCACCCCTTCCGCTCCCCGTCCCGGCGGGACCGGTCGGAGGGCGCTCGTCCGGTGGGCCGCTGAAGCGGACGTGCCGTCATCGCGCCCTGGAGGAGAAGAAGCGCCGCAATCCCACCAGGGGGAGCGACGAGACGACCACGCCGAGGACGACACGCCCCCAGTCATCCGCGTGCAGCGGGCGCACGTCCACGAGGGACGCCAACGCGGGCACCTGGAGAAGCATCAACGAGAGGCCCAGCGTCAACGCGCAGACCCAGCGGGCCGTTCGCGTGCGCAGTCCGGTCAACAGCGCCGCGTAGACCACGCTCGCGAGCGTGAGGGAGGCCAGCGCGATGGCGCGGCCATGCGGGACATCCCGCGCCGCGCCCAGTCCCCGGACGAACTCCCAGACGAGGAGCACCGTCATCAATCCGCCCACCGACGCGAGCACGACCAACTCCCCCACGGAGAACAGGCGCGAGGCCCCCTTGCGTCGCACCGGAGCCAGACGCCCGTGACGCGCCGCCGACTGGAAGGCGAGCATCGCCGTGGGATGGATGATGAGCTCCAGCCAGACGATGTGGATGGGCAGGTACAGGAGCGGGTAGCCCCCCATCGGAATCAAGGCCGCCGTCGCCACGAAGGGGATGTGGATGAGCAGCAGGTAGAGGAAACACCCCCGGAGATTGCTGAAGAGCTGCCGTCCCTCGGCGACCGCGCGCACCAGGGTTCCGAAGTCGTCGTCCAGCAGGACGATGGACGCCGCCTCCCGCGCGCTCCGCGTGCCCCGCTCGCCCATGGCGATGCCGACGTCCGCGGCGTGGAGCGCTGGCACGTCGTTCACCCCGTCGCCGGTGGCCGCCACGACCTCGCCCTGCGTCTGGAGGGCCGTCACCAGGATGTACTTCTGCCGAGGCAGCGCGCGCGCCACCACGTCCACGCGTGGCAAGGCCCCCTCGTCGCGCCAGCGCTCCTCGACCTCCGCCCCCGTCAGCAACTCCAGCCGCTCCGAGCCCAGCCCCACCCTGCGAGCCACCGCCATGGCGGTCGCCGGATGGTCCCCGGTCACCATCACCGTGCGCATCCCCGCCTCGCGACACGCCCCCACGGCCTCGGGCACTCCCGGGCGCACCGGGTCTTCGAATGCCACCAAGCCCAGGAAGCGAAACCCGCGCTCCGGCTCCCCGCCACGCCACGACGCGGCCTCCAAGGGTTGGGCCGCGCAGGCGAGGACCTTGCTCCCCTCCCCCGCCAGCGAGGACACCCGCCGCAACCAGGCCGTGTGCTCGCCAGCGTCCAGGGAACACAAGGCGAGCACTCGCTCCGGCGCACCTTTGACGGCGACGAGCAGCCGCCCTCCCACGTCCTCCACCACCGACGTCTCCCGCTGGCGCTCCTCCGTGAAGGGGAAGGTCGCGACGGTCCTGGGCCGGGCCACCGACAGCCCCCTCCGCCGGGCCTCGTCGAGCAACGCCGCGTCGAGCGGGTCTCCCCCCTCCTCCCGCGCGGCGAGCGTCGCGGTCCGCAGCAGCACCGCCGCCTCCTCCCCCGATGCGGGCAGCACCTGCACCACCCGCAGGCGCCCCTCCGTCAGGGTCCCCGTCTTGTCCGAGCAGATGCACGTCACCCGGCCGATGTTCTCGACGGACACCGCGCGGCGCACCAGGGCATGCCTTCGCGCGAGCCGGTACACCCCCGCGCCGAGGAAGAACGTCAGGGCCACCGGGAACTCGTCCGGGAGGGCGGCCACCGCGAGGGTGGCCGCGCTCAACAGCGCGTCGACCCATCCGAAGCCCTGGCGCCAGCGCACGAACGCGAGCACCACGCAGAAGCTCGTGGCCACCCCCGTCAGCACCGCGACCATCCTGGCCACGGTCCGCTGCAACGGCGTATGCGCCTGCGCCTCCCGGGACGCCGACCGCACGATGCTCCCGTAAACCGTCTCCGGCCCGGTGAAGGCGACCCGAATCCAGGCCGCTCCCGTCAACAGGCGCGTTCCCGCCAGCCCCCAGTGCCGCCCCTCGACAGCGGGCTCCTCGCCGGGAGGCAGGAGGACCAATGGCTGCTTGTGGATGGGCAAGGACTCCCCGGTGAGCGAGGACTCCTCCACCTGCACCCCCTCTCCTCGCACCAGGAGCCCATCCGCGGGGAAGTATTCGCCCGCGGCCACGCGCGCCAGGTCCCCCACCACGACCTCGTTTGCCGCCACCTCCACGGTGCGCCCGTCCCGCAGCACCGTGGCCCGCGCCGCCAGTCGGCTCTGGAGCCCCTCCGTCGACGCGCGTGTCCGGGAGTGCAGGAAGGCATCCATCCCCACCAGCGGAATCATGGCGAGCAGCAGCAGCAGCCCTTCCGTTCGCTGTCCCAGGATGAAGTTCACCACGCTCGTGCACACGAGGAACCAGAGCATCGGGTCCGCGGCGGTCTCCTTCAGCACCTGCAGCGCCGCGCGACGAGGCGGGCCCAGCACGTCGTTGCCCCCGTACCGCGCGCGCCGGTCCCCCGCCTCCTCGGAATCGAGGCCATGCGCGTCATCCAGGGGCACGGGAAGGCGGCGGACAGGAATCGGGATTCGCATCGCCAGACCTCACGGGACGATGTCACGGCGAGCAGGGCCAACCGCGACAGGCCGGACCGCCGCTCCGCGTCGACCGCGCCCCGGAGTCCCAAGCACTGCTTCCGCCATTGAAGGTAGGCCGCGGCGGGACATCCGCAACGCCGCGCCCCACCGCGCCTGGCACGCCTCGGGGAGGGTCCGTTCCAGGACAGGCCGCGCCGCGACGGCGCTCCAAGAAGGAGGCGCCCCCACGCCCCCACGCCCCGGAACACTCCGCTGGACGAAGGGGCGGCCCGCGCGTTTGACACCCGCGCGCGCGTGGACTGTGGTGCCCCCATGATTCCATCCCGCTTCCGTCATGGCCTGTCCGGCCTCGTCGCCTCCTCGTTGCTCGTGGCCACGCCCGCCCTCGCCGACTGGGTCGGTGACCTGCGCGTGAGGAGCGCGCCGCCCCCGGGCTCGAAGGAGAAGGCCCCGGAGATGAAGGGGAAGATGTACGGCCGCGCGGACAAGCTGCGCATGGACCTGGACGTCCCCCAGATTCCCGGCGGCATGTCCATCCTCTTCGACTGGGACAAGCACACGGGCACCACGCTCTTCCACGAGCGCAAGGCCTCCACGCAGCGCAACCTGGACGAGCTGCCCGTGAAGATTCCCAGCGCGTGCACGGGCAAGGGCCAGGACTACGACGCGTGCTTCACCTCGCAGGGCTACAAGAAGGTCGGCAGCGAGAAGGTCAACGGCCACCCGACCGTCGTCTACGAGGGCCTCCCGCCCGGCGCCGAGGACAGCATCAAGCGCCAGAAGGTCTGGCGCCCCACGGACCTCTCCGAGGTCGCCTACGTGCGCAGCCAGACGTATGACTTGCAGGACAAGCTCCAGGCGGAGATCGACGTCACCAACATCCAGGTCGGCCCGCAGCCGGACTCGCGCTTCACCGTCCCCGCGGACTACGAGGAGCTCGACGCCGCGCGCCCCACCGCGCCGCCGATGATGGGCACCTTCAAGGCCGAGGACCTCCAGGGCAAGTCGCCCGAGCAGATCCAGGAGATGATTCGCGAGCGCCTGAAGCAGCAGGGCGCGCAGCCCGCCGCGCCCGCGAAGAAGAAATCGACGAAATAGCCCACGCGGGAAGATGCGCGGGGCGTGGCGTTCTCCGGAGGAACCCAACGGAGACACACCATGCACACGAAGAGTCGGAAGCTCGCGGTCCTCGCCGTCGCCGCCGCCATCACCCAGTCCGCTTGTGGCCAGCCGGAGAATGCCGCGGAGGCGGCGGGGGCCCGGGAAGCCCTCGCCCAGGTGACGGATGGAATCGAGATCGACCCCACCATCCCCCTGCCGCCCATCGTCCTGTGCACCAGCGTGGACCCGCACGCCACCGTCTACGTCGGCAACGGGTACAACGTCCCGCTCGACTCGCTGCCCTACGCGTCCAAGAGCGGCAGCGGCGCGTACTTCTACGAGGGCTGCGGCCGCTACGTGGTGGACCTCTACATCGGTGACACGCACCCCGCCGCCAACTACGTGCTGAGCGCGTACGGCGCCGCGCACAACCTGCCCAGCTCGTCGACGCTCACCGGGGAGCTGCCCAACAACGCCCTCGACTGCGGCGAGTACCGGCAGTGGCAGACGTTCTACAGGAAGAACACCCTGGGGAACTGGGAGACGCTCGGCAGCGCCACGCAGAAGGGCGCGTGGGTCGGCAACAAGTGCGAGCTGCAGCTCGTGAGCGGCTCGCTCCCCGCGCTCACCGGCATCACCAACACGGACGGAAGCGGCTGGGACGTCTACCGCGTCGCCGTGGCGGTGAAGCTGCGCTCGTCGGGCCAGGAGGCCAAGGTCGTCGTCGACGGTCAGAGAATCATCTACTGAGTCCGCGACGCGCCGGCCCGGGGGGACTCAGGGCCGGCGGTGCTTCGCGTGCAGCGCGTCGCGCCACTCGAGCAGGTCCGGGAACGCGGAGGCCAGCGTCGCGTGACGCCAGGTCTCGCGCATCGCCGGCCCCAGCGGCAGCCAGGTGTCCGCCACCGGCTCCGCGAGCTGGAGCATCGCGGACGCGGTGATGTCCGCGTAGGTGAAGCCGTCCTGGAGATACGGGCGGCCCCGCAGCTCCGCGCGCAGCTGCTCCAGCGCGGGGACCACCGTCTCGCGCAGGGAAGCCTCCGGGTCCGGGTCCGCGCGGTGCTTGCGCGCGATGAAGCTCGCCCCCATCGCCGCGGTGGGCGCGAACAGCCCGCGCAGGGCGCCTGGGATGAAGCCCGGCAGCGTCTCCCGCTGCACGGCGGGGTTGCCCGCCATGCGCCGCACCACGCTCGACCGGCCGATGGCGAGCACCCGGTCGCTCACCGCCTCCCAGCGCTCGATGGTGGACAGCGCCGCCTCCGGGAACAACGGCGCGCCCTGGCCCTGGGCCTCCGCGCGCCGGGCGATGGCGAAGGAGCCCGTGGTGGCGCCGGTGTCCTCGACGAGCAGCGGCACGGAGGGACGCGCCCCCTTCGGCGTGCGCCAGCGCAGGGCCAGCTCACCCAGGAGGGGCGTGTGCTCGCGATAGCGATACGCCACCCGGTGGTGCTCCAGGGCCCAGCGGGCCTTCGCCGTCCAGGGGGAGTAGCCGATGCCGTAGAGGGTCGTCATGGGAGGCAACCGTATGTCGGGCGCGGACGGAATGGGATAGTGCGAGGCATGTCCCCGCCCCCCTTCTCGCTGCACCTGCGCGACCTGAGCCCCCGGCTGACCGCCGCCTGGAGGGAGGCGTTCGACGGCCTCGACGGTGTCACCATCAGCCAAGGCGACATCTTCTCCAATCGTGAGGGGCCCGTCTCCGCGAGCGACCCCATCGACGTCCGCGCGGACGCCATCGTGAGCCCCGCGAACAGCTTCGGCTTCATGGATGGCGGCATCGACCTGGTCTACACCTACCAGCTCGGGCCCCAGGTGCAGGAGCGGCTCCAGGCGCGGCTGCGGCACGAGTACGGCGGCGAGCTGCCCGTGGGGCTGGCCGTCATCGTCCCCACCGGGCGCGAGGAGATTCCGTGGTGCATCAGCGCCCCCACCATGCGCGTGCCCACGGACGTGAGCGACACGGTGAACGCCTATCTCGCCTTCACGGCGGCGATTCGCGCCGTCCTCGCGCACAACCAGTCCACCCAGGCTCCCATCCGTTCGGTGCTGTGCCCCGGCCTGGGGACCGCCGTCGGAAAGATGCCCGTGGACCGCTGCGCCCAGCAGATGCGCGCCGCCTGGGAGCGCGCCGCCCTGGGCAGGCCCTTCCACCCCGCGTCGCTGCGGATGGCGGGAGCGGACGACATGCGGATGCGCGGAGTCCTCCCGCCGTGAGTCGGGGGCCGTGGTAGAAGCCGGCCTGCATGAGCCCCGCGAAGAAGAAGGCCCCCGCCGCGAAGGAGTCCTCCGCCGCGAAGAAGCCTCTGCCCGCCGCATCGAGGAAGACGCCGACCGCGAAGAAGGTCCCCGCCGCGAAGAAGCAGGCCTCCGCCCGGAAGTCCGCGCCGCGAGCCCCGCCCGGCGGCGGCGCGGCGCCCTCCCTCGAGGAGACCCCGGATGGCCTCCCCATCATCGCCTTCACCGGCCCCGCTGACTGGGAGGCCTGGCTCTCGAAGAACCACGCCAGCGAGCGGGGCCTCTGGCTGAAGCTCTTCAAGAAGGGGGCGGGTGCGCCCCCGCTCACCTACGCACAGG
The genomic region above belongs to Myxococcus stipitatus and contains:
- a CDS encoding macro domain-containing protein, which encodes MSPPPFSLHLRDLSPRLTAAWREAFDGLDGVTISQGDIFSNREGPVSASDPIDVRADAIVSPANSFGFMDGGIDLVYTYQLGPQVQERLQARLRHEYGGELPVGLAVIVPTGREEIPWCISAPTMRVPTDVSDTVNAYLAFTAAIRAVLAHNQSTQAPIRSVLCPGLGTAVGKMPVDRCAQQMRAAWERAALGRPFHPASLRMAGADDMRMRGVLPP